In Kitasatospora sp. NBC_00240, the following are encoded in one genomic region:
- a CDS encoding LuxR family transcriptional regulator: MLTSPARAARLVHRSEPSGRDSEFRLLRHALDRSLRGRGGVVALGGAVGTGRTELLHVFSEAAADHGVRVLSAAGSPLEKDFPFGIVHQLFQSAGLDAAADAEVAHLLEGGPDTPAGEGGPRLTPRALHGLCSLVLRLAERAPLLLAVDDRQDADVQSLEFLLYLVRRTRAARVLTVLSSRETMTPPNPFFEVELARQPHHERVRLELLPAGLVSELLHERFGADAALRLTAEAHTLTGGNPLLVQALLEDQEPGGARHELVVGESYRRGLMNCLHRMDPLALRCARGVAVLGRPAEPELLAELLLLAPQSLSRASYLLHSAGLFHEGRFRHPTGGGDLLAAMKPEELAALHHRAAQLLRASGASADRVAEQLRSAEGHVRAPWATPAVGTDGLGGTLEEMLSDCDPGGPGGLGRPGSPGGIDGIGGPEGPAPLDGPAVPDGWAQGWMSAVPPQRPPRQPAPGPALAPAAGRPASRPVRAAGFHPVPAPAADGGAPEPAPIVLPWAAGPTWTPEPAAEETVRIECVPWLPGTEAESAEAVARRELKAVRYLFWHGRVAEGTAALERFEADRPAGAEPAGLRELRSWLGYWFRSLFPQPAPGQGAGAGDGLAVLGGLLAGLPAEESVLKAERILREGRLGGGSVESLTSALTVLVYADRSDRAARWCEPIATRTAAANCSSTWHALFSALRAEVALRQGDLRTAEEAARAAFARIRPEGWGVAVGYPLSTMISVRTALGRHEDAARYLALAVPAETFQTPAGLHYLYARGGHLLAVGRPEEALADFRACGELMARWDIDHLPGLVPWRVGAARAELALGRRQSAVALADRQLAALGPAGHARVRGMALRARAAAGGPGERTGLLERAVLALEAAGDGAQLAAALGELGATHRVQGDLGLARSAERRARPAGLQAARPGGPRPPTAEPPAARGVDRAVERAVDPGTAAPEEGADRLSDAERRVAGLAARGLTNREIARKLYITVSTVEQHLTRVYRKLGVRRRVDLRCSPYLGGELAG; this comes from the coding sequence ATGCTCACGTCCCCCGCGCGTGCCGCGCGTCTTGTCCACCGATCCGAACCATCAGGCCGTGACAGCGAGTTCCGGCTGCTCCGCCACGCCCTCGACCGCTCCCTGCGCGGCCGGGGCGGCGTCGTCGCCCTGGGCGGCGCGGTGGGCACCGGCCGCACCGAACTGCTGCACGTCTTCTCCGAGGCCGCCGCCGACCACGGCGTCCGGGTGCTGTCCGCGGCCGGCTCGCCGCTGGAGAAGGACTTCCCGTTCGGGATCGTCCACCAGCTGTTCCAGAGCGCCGGCCTCGACGCCGCCGCCGACGCCGAGGTGGCGCACCTGCTGGAGGGCGGCCCCGACACCCCGGCCGGCGAGGGCGGCCCCAGGCTCACCCCGCGCGCCCTGCACGGCCTCTGCTCGCTGGTGCTGCGGCTCGCCGAGCGCGCGCCGCTGCTGCTCGCGGTCGACGACCGCCAGGACGCCGACGTGCAGTCGCTGGAGTTCCTGCTCTACCTCGTCCGGCGGACCAGGGCCGCCCGGGTGCTGACCGTGCTCAGCTCGCGCGAGACCATGACGCCGCCCAACCCCTTCTTCGAGGTCGAACTGGCCCGGCAGCCGCACCACGAGCGGGTCCGCCTGGAGCTGCTCCCGGCCGGCCTGGTCTCCGAACTGCTGCACGAACGGTTCGGCGCCGACGCCGCCCTCCGGCTGACGGCCGAGGCGCACACGCTGACCGGCGGCAACCCGCTGCTCGTCCAGGCCCTGCTGGAGGACCAGGAACCCGGCGGGGCCCGCCACGAACTGGTGGTGGGGGAGAGCTACCGTCGGGGGCTGATGAACTGCCTGCACCGGATGGACCCGCTGGCCCTGCGCTGCGCCCGCGGCGTGGCCGTGCTCGGCCGCCCCGCCGAGCCGGAGCTGCTGGCCGAGCTGCTGCTGCTGGCACCGCAGTCGCTGTCCCGGGCGTCCTACCTGCTGCACTCCGCCGGACTCTTCCACGAGGGCAGGTTCCGGCACCCGACCGGCGGCGGGGACCTGCTGGCCGCGATGAAGCCCGAGGAGCTGGCGGCGCTCCACCACCGGGCCGCCCAGCTGCTGCGGGCCTCGGGCGCGTCCGCCGACCGGGTCGCCGAGCAGCTGCGCTCGGCCGAGGGCCACGTCCGGGCGCCGTGGGCGACCCCGGCGGTAGGGACCGACGGCCTCGGCGGGACGCTGGAGGAGATGCTCAGCGACTGCGACCCGGGCGGTCCGGGCGGTTTGGGTCGTCCGGGCAGCCCGGGCGGGATCGACGGGATCGGCGGCCCGGAGGGGCCGGCGCCGCTGGACGGGCCGGCGGTGCCGGACGGCTGGGCGCAGGGCTGGATGTCGGCCGTCCCCCCGCAGCGACCGCCGCGGCAGCCGGCCCCCGGCCCGGCCCTCGCGCCGGCGGCCGGGCGGCCCGCCTCCCGTCCGGTGCGGGCGGCCGGGTTCCACCCGGTGCCCGCCCCCGCGGCCGACGGCGGGGCTCCGGAGCCGGCCCCGATCGTGCTGCCGTGGGCCGCGGGCCCGACGTGGACGCCGGAGCCGGCGGCCGAGGAGACCGTCCGGATCGAGTGCGTGCCCTGGCTGCCCGGCACCGAGGCGGAGTCCGCCGAGGCCGTCGCGCGGCGCGAGCTGAAGGCCGTCCGCTACCTGTTCTGGCACGGCCGCGTCGCCGAGGGGACGGCCGCCCTGGAGCGCTTCGAGGCCGACCGGCCCGCCGGCGCCGAGCCGGCCGGCCTGCGCGAGCTGCGCTCGTGGCTCGGCTACTGGTTCCGGTCGCTGTTCCCGCAGCCTGCCCCCGGGCAGGGCGCCGGCGCCGGGGACGGCCTGGCCGTCCTGGGTGGACTGCTGGCCGGGCTGCCGGCCGAGGAGTCGGTGCTCAAGGCCGAGCGGATCCTGCGTGAGGGCCGGCTCGGCGGCGGCTCGGTGGAGTCGCTCACCTCCGCGCTGACCGTGCTGGTCTACGCGGACCGGTCGGACCGCGCGGCCCGCTGGTGCGAGCCGATCGCGACCCGCACCGCCGCCGCCAACTGCAGTTCCACCTGGCACGCGCTGTTCTCCGCGCTGCGGGCCGAGGTCGCGCTGCGCCAGGGCGACCTGCGGACCGCCGAGGAGGCCGCCCGGGCGGCCTTCGCCCGGATCCGCCCCGAGGGCTGGGGAGTCGCGGTGGGCTACCCGCTGTCCACGATGATCTCGGTACGCACCGCGCTCGGCCGGCACGAGGACGCCGCGCGCTACCTGGCGCTCGCCGTACCGGCCGAGACCTTCCAGACCCCGGCCGGCCTGCACTACCTCTACGCCAGGGGCGGCCACCTGCTCGCGGTCGGCCGGCCCGAGGAGGCGCTGGCCGACTTCCGGGCCTGCGGCGAGCTGATGGCCCGCTGGGACATCGACCACCTGCCGGGCCTGGTGCCCTGGCGGGTCGGTGCCGCCCGGGCCGAACTGGCCCTCGGGCGGCGGCAGTCGGCCGTCGCGCTGGCCGACCGGCAGCTGGCCGCGCTGGGGCCGGCCGGGCACGCGAGGGTCCGCGGGATGGCGCTGCGGGCCAGGGCGGCGGCCGGCGGGCCGGGGGAGCGGACGGGCCTGCTGGAGCGGGCCGTCTTGGCACTGGAGGCGGCCGGGGACGGCGCGCAGCTCGCCGCCGCGCTGGGCGAACTGGGCGCCACCCACCGGGTCCAGGGCGATCTCGGCCTGGCCCGGTCGGCCGAGCGCCGGGCCCGTCCGGCCGGTTTGCAGGCGGCCCGCCCGGGCGGCCCGCGGCCGCCGACGGCCGAGCCGCCGGCGGCTCGTGGCGTCGACCGTGCGGTCGAACGGGCCGTCGACCCGGGGACCGCGGCGCCCGAGGAGGGCGCCGACCGGCTCAGCGACGCCGAACGCCGGGTCGCCGGGCTGGCCGCCCGCGGGCTGACCAACCGCGAGATCGCCCGCAAGCTGTACATCACCGTCAGCACGGTGGAGCAGCACCTCACCCGGGTCTACCGCAAGCTCGGGGTCCGGCGGCGCGTCGATCTCCGCTGCTCGCCTTACCTCGGCGGGGAGTTGGCCGGCTGA
- a CDS encoding putative leader peptide: METVMQRVHGSRAVRPRLVARLAVDLVRSASSLCR, from the coding sequence ATGGAGACGGTCATGCAGCGCGTGCACGGCAGCCGTGCCGTTCGGCCCAGACTGGTGGCCAGGTTGGCTGTCGACCTCGTCCGCAGTGCCAGCTCGCTCTGTCGTTGA
- a CDS encoding cellulose synthase catalytic subunit, which produces MTVHHLPQPPSDQELYWYFGPQRRWVLICTSLAFVFTAATMLTFSLRTPALWAFLAVLVLNLAALALSSVNSLRQRRLTRQSHEVLVHAWQPAELPGVDLYLPTCGEPLDVLENAYRAVSAVDWPDALTVWVLDDGDRAEVADLAARYGYAYVVRPDRGHLKKAGNLNHALTLSSAEFIAILDADFAPRPDFLRHLVPYFADPGTGIVQSPQCFDTDEAMSWIQRAAGAAQEWFFRWIQPSRDASDAAICCGSNAVYRRAAIDAAGGFARLDHSEDLFTGLALYEQGFRTLYVPVLVAKGTSPDNLASFVNQQYRWAMGNLHLLGTPELKRIRAPWRMRLCFYEGVVGYLTTAVNIFAAPLPPLVMMFWYPDEIRPWHVLPLLAPLWLWHVLLPRISRTRWRVEVIRSNVLMSVAAGAAFWHTLRGRSAAWVPTGAGRARPGGLARQVVLVSLAWLCASVGAATVGLALAVARNGWEPNWGLGLYLVVQCQIGVPLIRDLAAELRPAAPARSSARKAARAGRRAGRGMLPRRWPEASAATATLVLTALLASGWVSPMLPWLG; this is translated from the coding sequence ATGACTGTCCATCACCTTCCTCAACCTCCCTCCGATCAGGAGCTCTACTGGTATTTCGGACCGCAGCGCCGCTGGGTGCTGATCTGCACCTCGCTGGCCTTCGTCTTCACCGCGGCGACCATGCTCACCTTCTCGCTGCGGACCCCGGCCCTCTGGGCCTTCCTCGCGGTCCTCGTGCTCAACCTCGCCGCGCTCGCCCTGTCCTCCGTCAACAGCCTGCGCCAGCGCCGGCTCACCCGGCAGTCGCACGAGGTGCTGGTGCACGCCTGGCAGCCGGCCGAACTGCCAGGCGTCGACCTCTACCTGCCGACCTGCGGCGAACCGCTCGACGTCCTGGAGAACGCCTACCGCGCCGTCTCGGCCGTCGACTGGCCGGACGCGCTGACCGTCTGGGTGCTGGACGACGGCGACCGCGCCGAGGTGGCCGACCTGGCCGCCCGGTACGGCTACGCGTACGTCGTACGGCCCGACCGCGGGCACCTCAAGAAGGCCGGCAACCTCAACCACGCGCTCACCCTGAGCTCGGCGGAGTTCATCGCCATCCTGGACGCCGACTTCGCGCCCCGGCCGGACTTCCTGCGGCACCTGGTGCCCTACTTCGCCGACCCCGGCACCGGCATCGTGCAGAGCCCGCAGTGCTTCGACACCGACGAGGCCATGAGCTGGATCCAGCGCGCCGCCGGCGCGGCCCAGGAGTGGTTCTTCCGCTGGATCCAGCCCTCCCGCGACGCCAGCGACGCCGCCATCTGCTGCGGCAGCAACGCCGTCTACCGGCGCGCCGCGATCGACGCCGCCGGCGGCTTCGCCAGGCTCGACCACAGCGAGGACCTGTTCACCGGACTCGCCCTGTACGAGCAGGGGTTCCGCACCCTGTACGTCCCGGTGCTGGTCGCCAAGGGCACCTCGCCGGACAACCTCGCCTCCTTCGTCAACCAGCAGTACCGCTGGGCGATGGGCAACCTGCACCTGCTCGGCACCCCCGAGCTCAAGCGGATCCGGGCGCCCTGGCGGATGCGACTCTGCTTCTACGAGGGCGTCGTCGGCTACCTGACCACGGCGGTCAACATCTTCGCGGCCCCGCTGCCGCCGCTGGTGATGATGTTCTGGTACCCGGACGAGATCCGGCCCTGGCACGTCCTGCCGCTGCTGGCCCCGCTCTGGCTCTGGCACGTCCTGCTGCCCCGGATCAGCCGGACCCGCTGGCGGGTCGAGGTGATCCGCTCCAACGTCCTGATGAGCGTGGCAGCCGGCGCCGCTTTCTGGCACACCTTGCGCGGCCGCAGCGCGGCCTGGGTGCCCACCGGTGCGGGCCGCGCGAGGCCCGGCGGGTTGGCCCGCCAGGTCGTCCTGGTCTCGCTCGCCTGGCTCTGCGCCTCGGTCGGCGCGGCCACGGTCGGGCTCGCGCTGGCCGTCGCCCGCAACGGCTGGGAGCCCAACTGGGGCCTCGGGCTGTACCTGGTGGTCCAGTGCCAGATCGGCGTCCCGCTGATCCGCGACCTGGCCGCCGAACTGCGGCCAGCCGCCCCGGCCCGCAGCTCCGCCCGGAAGGCCGCCCGAGCCGGGCGCCGGGCCGGCCGCGGCATGCTGCCCAGGCGCTGGCCGGAGGCCTCGGCCGCCACCGCCACCCTCGTCCTCACCGCCCTGCTCGCCTCCGGCTGGGTCAGCCCGATGCTGCCCTGGCTGGGTTGA
- a CDS encoding acyltransferase family protein, protein MSSTVVPELAPQTLTPPGPPPGGAGSPGAGAAAPSSRRTGFRPDVEGLRAVAVLAVLAFHASVPGLAGGFVGVDVFFVISGYLITGLLVREAVTTGRIRLGEFFSRRARRLLPSAAVVLAAVALAGAWLTVPLRRTDLEYDVLAAALSAANWRFVAQQTDYLAAGREQSPLLHFWSLAVEEQFYLLWAPLLAVTVLLVARAVRRGRAVRSAVTVVAGLLTLGSFALSLHWTHGSVSLAYLGTPSRGWQFGVGALLALLPWHRMRGPRPLRLLSGWAGAAAIVWCVLEYDAGTPYPGYAALVPTLGAAAVVLAGTPDAGAADPVRGGLGVGRLLSGRAPRAVGRLSYNLYLWHWPVLVLAEARLGALGWPAKAGLTLAAALPAAAALRWIEQPLRRNRTIAELPRRGLSLGVAAVVVPVVLALVVGTGTLRLLGPAAPVDMLGLPPGSPDGTSLLARTAVPLKAGPAVPDPAQARKDFPPDGECEVAPAVTAGPACLFGPAGAADRIVLLGDSHAGQWFSPMLAVAAERHWGLEELVKQGCPLAEIPVVNPQLGREYRECDTWRANSLARLQSGPKPRLIVIASLNRYTDDRQLLAQGWEKTLTPLRALGVPIVYVEDTPIPGRDVPACVSGHIADPAACEFDRGRAHWPDPLAEAIAAGRMPGVRSVEVNSVLCPGAGRSCPAVLERILLYRDDAHLTNVAAVVLTPRLERLLVEAGLVPARSEPGGDGWTQLLRDDFDGPAGSRPSAANWQYDLGTCYPGCPAARWGTGEVETMTDSTANVRLDGKGALEIVPTLEGGRWSSGRIESRRADFAAPPGGVLRIEASIALPDVTGPAAAGYWPAFWTLGAGLRDGFTGWPATGELDVMESVNGRDSVFGTMHCGTLDGGPCQEPKGLGSGESACPDCRTGFHTYAVEVDRTAGAEQVRWYLDGREFHRVRADRMDAATWDRAVNQGQFLILNVAVGGNLPAAFGGVPGAATEPGHPMRVGYVAVSARGGARP, encoded by the coding sequence ATGTCCTCGACCGTGGTTCCGGAACTCGCTCCGCAGACCCTCACGCCCCCCGGCCCACCACCCGGCGGCGCCGGCTCCCCGGGCGCCGGCGCCGCCGCCCCCTCCTCCCGCCGCACCGGCTTCCGCCCCGACGTCGAGGGCCTGCGCGCGGTGGCCGTCCTCGCCGTGCTGGCCTTCCACGCCTCCGTCCCCGGCCTGGCCGGCGGCTTCGTCGGCGTCGACGTGTTCTTCGTCATCTCCGGCTACCTGATCACCGGCCTGCTGGTACGCGAGGCGGTCACCACCGGCCGGATCCGGCTCGGCGAGTTCTTCTCCCGCCGGGCCCGCCGGCTGCTGCCCTCCGCCGCCGTGGTGCTCGCCGCGGTCGCGCTGGCCGGCGCCTGGCTGACCGTCCCGCTGCGGCGCACCGACCTCGAGTACGACGTCCTCGCCGCGGCGCTGTCGGCGGCCAACTGGCGCTTCGTCGCGCAGCAGACCGACTACCTGGCGGCGGGCCGGGAGCAGAGCCCGCTGCTGCACTTCTGGTCGCTGGCGGTGGAGGAGCAGTTCTACCTGCTCTGGGCCCCGCTGCTCGCCGTGACCGTCCTCCTGGTGGCCCGGGCGGTCCGGCGGGGCCGGGCGGTCCGCTCGGCGGTGACGGTCGTCGCCGGCCTGCTCACCCTCGGCTCCTTCGCCCTGTCCCTGCACTGGACGCACGGCTCGGTCTCGCTGGCGTACCTCGGCACGCCCTCCCGGGGCTGGCAGTTCGGGGTGGGCGCGCTGCTGGCGCTGCTGCCCTGGCACCGGATGCGCGGGCCGCGCCCGCTCCGGCTGCTGTCCGGGTGGGCCGGGGCGGCGGCGATCGTCTGGTGCGTGCTGGAGTACGACGCCGGCACTCCCTACCCGGGGTACGCGGCGCTGGTGCCGACCCTCGGGGCGGCCGCGGTCGTCCTGGCGGGCACCCCGGACGCCGGGGCCGCCGACCCGGTGCGCGGCGGCCTCGGGGTCGGGCGGCTGCTGTCCGGCCGGGCGCCGCGCGCCGTCGGCCGGCTCTCCTACAACCTGTACCTGTGGCACTGGCCGGTGCTGGTGCTCGCCGAGGCCCGGCTCGGCGCCCTCGGCTGGCCGGCCAAGGCGGGGCTGACGCTGGCGGCCGCCCTGCCGGCCGCGGCCGCGCTGCGCTGGATCGAGCAGCCGCTGCGGCGCAACCGGACCATCGCCGAACTGCCTCGGCGAGGCCTGTCGTTGGGGGTGGCAGCGGTGGTCGTCCCGGTGGTGCTGGCGCTGGTCGTCGGCACCGGGACGCTCCGGCTGCTCGGCCCGGCCGCCCCGGTCGACATGCTCGGCCTGCCGCCCGGCTCGCCGGACGGCACCTCGCTGCTGGCCCGCACCGCCGTCCCGCTCAAGGCCGGCCCGGCCGTCCCCGACCCGGCGCAGGCCCGCAAGGACTTCCCGCCGGACGGCGAGTGCGAGGTGGCCCCGGCCGTGACGGCCGGCCCGGCCTGCCTGTTCGGCCCGGCCGGCGCAGCGGACCGGATCGTCCTGCTCGGCGACTCGCACGCCGGCCAGTGGTTCTCCCCGATGCTGGCCGTCGCGGCCGAACGTCACTGGGGCCTGGAGGAGTTGGTCAAGCAGGGCTGCCCGCTGGCGGAGATACCGGTGGTCAACCCGCAGTTGGGACGCGAGTACCGGGAGTGCGACACCTGGCGGGCGAACAGCCTGGCCAGGCTGCAGAGCGGGCCGAAGCCCAGGCTGATCGTGATCGCCTCGCTCAACCGCTACACCGACGACCGGCAACTCCTCGCCCAGGGCTGGGAGAAGACGCTGACACCGCTGCGCGCCCTCGGCGTGCCGATCGTCTACGTCGAGGACACCCCGATACCCGGCCGGGACGTCCCGGCCTGCGTCTCCGGGCACATCGCCGACCCGGCCGCCTGCGAGTTCGACCGCGGCCGCGCGCACTGGCCGGACCCGCTCGCGGAGGCGATCGCGGCCGGCCGGATGCCCGGTGTGCGGTCCGTGGAGGTGAACTCGGTGCTCTGCCCCGGGGCGGGGCGCAGCTGCCCGGCGGTGCTGGAGCGGATCCTGCTCTACCGCGACGACGCGCACCTGACGAACGTCGCCGCCGTCGTCCTCACTCCCCGGCTGGAGCGGCTGCTGGTCGAGGCCGGCCTGGTGCCCGCGCGGAGCGAGCCGGGCGGCGACGGCTGGACGCAGCTGCTGCGGGACGACTTCGACGGCCCGGCGGGCAGCCGCCCCTCGGCCGCGAACTGGCAGTACGACCTGGGCACCTGCTACCCGGGCTGCCCGGCCGCCCGATGGGGCACCGGCGAGGTGGAGACGATGACCGACTCCACCGCCAACGTCCGGCTGGACGGCAAGGGCGCCCTGGAGATCGTGCCCACCCTGGAGGGCGGCCGGTGGAGCTCGGGGCGGATCGAGTCCCGGCGCGCCGACTTCGCCGCCCCGCCCGGCGGGGTGCTGCGGATCGAGGCCTCGATCGCCCTGCCCGACGTGACCGGGCCGGCCGCGGCGGGCTACTGGCCGGCCTTCTGGACCCTCGGGGCCGGGCTGCGGGACGGCTTCACCGGCTGGCCGGCGACGGGTGAGCTGGACGTGATGGAGTCGGTGAACGGCCGGGACTCCGTGTTCGGGACGATGCACTGCGGCACCCTGGACGGCGGCCCCTGCCAGGAGCCGAAGGGGCTCGGCTCGGGCGAGTCCGCCTGCCCGGACTGCCGGACGGGCTTCCACACCTACGCGGTGGAGGTGGACCGGACGGCCGGCGCCGAGCAGGTGCGCTGGTACCTGGACGGCCGGGAGTTCCACCGGGTGCGGGCCGACCGGATGGACGCCGCGACCTGGGACCGCGCGGTGAACCAGGGGCAGTTCCTGATCCTGAACGTGGCGGTCGGCGGCAACCTGCCCGCCGCGTTCGGCGGTGTGCCGGGGGCGGCCACCGAGCCGGGGCACCCGATGCGGGTGGGTTACGTCGCCGTCTCGGCGCGGGGCGGCGCCCGGCCGTGA
- a CDS encoding antitoxin, with amino-acid sequence MSMLDKLKSMMKGHEDTVQKGVDKGGDMIDEKTGGKYSGHVDTAQQKINDQLGNQSMPGEDQPPQP; translated from the coding sequence ATGTCCATGCTCGACAAGCTCAAAAGCATGATGAAGGGGCACGAGGACACCGTGCAGAAGGGGGTGGACAAGGGCGGCGACATGATCGACGAGAAGACCGGCGGCAAGTACAGCGGCCATGTCGACACCGCCCAGCAGAAGATCAACGACCAGCTCGGCAACCAGTCGATGCCCGGCGAGGACCAGCCGCCGCAGCCCTGA
- a CDS encoding LacI family DNA-binding transcriptional regulator encodes MSEVLRSAVNRSTTLEDVARVAGVSRATVSRVINGIRNVDPAIQESVRLAIASTGYVPNGAARSLVTRRAGSLALVVSGSGAEADGPAGGEVFTDPFFGRVVSGVFTALRPQGLHPVLMLADAPEAREQALAYLRQGNADGAMVVSTHADDPMPALLLEAGVPAVLFGRPDRPLPISCVDLANRDGGRLAADHLHARGCRRVVTIAGPSGVRAARDRLAGFHDAMARHGLPYLPHAEADFTQAGGERAITRLLIEHPDTDGVFAANDLMAQGALAVLRDHGRRVPEDVAVVGFDDSSAATAGRPLLTTVRQPVEEMAAEMTRILLDHIARPERGATSVIFEPSLVVRQSA; translated from the coding sequence ATGAGCGAAGTCCTCCGGTCCGCCGTCAACCGCTCCACCACTCTGGAGGACGTGGCCCGGGTCGCGGGCGTCTCCCGGGCCACCGTCTCCCGGGTCATCAACGGCATCCGCAACGTCGATCCCGCCATCCAGGAGAGCGTCCGGCTGGCCATCGCCAGCACCGGCTACGTCCCCAACGGGGCCGCCCGTTCCCTGGTCACCCGGCGGGCCGGGTCCCTCGCGCTGGTCGTCTCCGGTTCGGGCGCCGAGGCGGACGGGCCGGCCGGCGGCGAGGTCTTCACCGACCCCTTCTTCGGCCGGGTGGTCAGCGGGGTCTTCACCGCCCTGCGGCCGCAGGGGCTGCACCCCGTGCTGATGCTCGCCGACGCCCCCGAGGCCCGCGAGCAGGCCCTCGCCTACCTGCGGCAGGGCAACGCGGACGGCGCGATGGTGGTCTCCACCCACGCCGACGACCCGATGCCCGCCCTGCTGCTGGAGGCCGGCGTCCCCGCGGTGCTGTTCGGCCGCCCCGACCGCCCGCTGCCGATCAGCTGCGTCGACCTCGCCAACCGCGACGGCGGCCGGCTGGCCGCCGACCACCTGCACGCCCGGGGCTGCCGCCGGGTGGTGACCATCGCCGGCCCCTCCGGCGTCCGGGCCGCCCGGGACCGGCTGGCCGGCTTCCACGACGCGATGGCCCGCCACGGCCTGCCCTACCTGCCGCACGCCGAGGCGGACTTCACCCAGGCCGGCGGCGAGCGCGCGATCACCCGGCTGCTGATCGAGCACCCGGACACGGACGGCGTCTTCGCCGCCAACGACCTGATGGCCCAGGGCGCGCTGGCGGTGCTGCGCGACCACGGGCGGCGGGTCCCGGAGGACGTCGCGGTGGTGGGCTTCGACGACAGCAGCGCGGCCACCGCCGGCCGGCCGCTGCTGACCACCGTGCGCCAGCCGGTGGAGGAGATGGCCGCCGAGATGACCCGCATCCTGCTCGACCACATCGCGCGTCCCGAGCGCGGCGCCACCTCGGTGATCTTCGAGCCCTCGCTGGTGGTCCGGCAGTCCGCCTGA